aattatttgatattctaacacgaccagcaaataacctatatacacataggaGAAAAACAATCAACGGTAATTTTGCAATAACCCATGCGCATGCAAAGTATTGACATCATCCTCTATGTACAGAATGATCCATGCGCGTAGCACGAATTATAATTTTTGTCGTAAAAAGTAAAGTTACCAGTTGAtgactagtatgtcgtgttagaatcgaaataaatcGTTTTTTATGCGAAAGAATATATCGCTTAGgcatacggccttcgtgatatattcttacgcataagaactcaaaacatcACAATAAACCACGCTTGGgaacttatcatttcttaaaaaaatgagaGGGCCTTTAATTGTAGCCAAAGAGATAATGGTTGCTTACTCTGAATCACTTTCACTTTACTTCAGgtcgtcatgtgaggaagaccTCCAGCTTGCAGATAGTTGGTGGCTCACCAGCAGACGATGACATATCACTAACAGACGACACTTCTGTCAaggttttaaaaaagttaaaggtCTTTTTGTGATAATATAAGTcattgaaaacttaaaaaaaatatttcagtttggaGATATTAACAGCGTGAAtgaagtttgatatattttttatttaaacatgcttCATGATTGAATGACAAGTTGCGTTTCTTTTATAGTTACGTATCAGCTTTTGCATAACTTTGGTTTGTCTGATTTTACTCCTTTGAAAATGATACTGTAGTTTTAGGAAAAGTGTGTTCTTTCAACGTAGGTATTCACATTTGATCGCTGTCCTTGATTTATTGTTCATGCTGAAATTGTACTAGATACTTTGTCGGGATAAAATACCAAAACTCATTGATGGGCATTACTGATGTAAATAGTTTGAAAGTAAAGTACATGTAAGTTACAGATGTATCACTATAATTGTATGTAAGTAACACATCTTTTCTTATTAGTGTATGTAAGCTGCAAATCTATTCCTATAattgtatataagtaacaaatctATTCCTGTAATTGTATTTAAATTTCAGATCTATTCCGATTATTGTTTGTAAGTTACAGAATTTTCCGATTATTATATGTAATTTACAGATCTATTCCCGTTATTATATGCACGTTATAGATATATTTCAATTATTATATGTAAGTTAGAGATCTATTTCTGTTGTTATATGTAAGTAACAGATCTATTCCTGTAATCATATGTAAGTTACATTTCTATTCCTCTTATTATATGTAAGTTGCAGATATATccctattattattattgtatatcCAAAACTGTAAGTTACATACCAGTTCCTATAATTATCTGTTAGAGATCTATTCTTCTTATTATATATAAGTTACAGATCTATGCTTATCATTGTATGGAAGTTAAAGATCTAGTCATGTTATTGTACATACCTTTTTACTGCGTGATTAACGTTGTAGCGAGCTTATATATATCACAGTATACATACGTTCAAAagtgaataaatgaataaatgcttacttgaatattttattgaatcgcTTTGTCTTTCCTAATTACAATAACTTACAAATTTAGATTTTCGAAATGTCTTACATAAATCTTGGCGGTTAACTCCCTTATAAAGGAAACTTTTCTTTCAGAAGCCAACTGTTACTATAATGAAGTATTGCATAGAATGATGAGGAGATAAATCGTCACTGTTGAATTACGTAGAGACTTGTAGGGTTTTTGTCCCTTGATTACAGCAAAAGTTCAATTTAATTAGAACATGATATAAATAGACCATTGTCTCAAAAAGGAAGTAAAAATCGGACATATGAATATTTACGCtcaaaatgaatttgataaattttctattattattaaaatattaaagtttatttCAACAGGATAATTGTGGAAAACTATCAGCTCAATAAGCAAAGatttttggaataaaataaaaagttcaaagtttGAACTATTAACTATGGCAGTTTCGGGTCGAAAGCTTTCCGATTTTCAAGGTTCTATATCCAAAGGGTCCGCAGAGGACTTTGACCATAGATGTGAACCATGTTTGGCGATTGGTCAGCAAATAGAAGTTCATGGATTTTGTGTGGACTGCCAAGAATACTTTTGTAAAAACTGCTTTGCTTATCATCGACGGATAAAGGCGACCTAACATCATCACCTGGTCAACAAAGTTAATATGGATAAACATGCTGTTATCAAGAAGGAGTCCGACGAATGCACTGAGAAGTGTCAGGTGCACAAAAAGGAATTTTTCTGCCCAAAACATGAAGCTCTTGGCTGCAACGATTGTATCGTCCTAGATCACAGAGCATGTGGCATTGACTATATACCTGATAAATGTGCAGGTATTGGGGACAGTTCAGAGTTCAGAGAAATACCGAGGGAGCTGGACCAGAAGGTAAATGAGGTCGAGGATGTTATAAAGCTGGCCTCATGTAGAGAAAATGAATTAGATTCATGCCATGACAGATTACTCAAAGAAATTATAATGTTTCGCAAGGAGATAAATGATCGCTTAGATCAACTACAGAAGCAAATGCAGACAAAAGCTGACAAAAAGAAAAccacagataaacaaacaataaacaaagtGCTCGGAACGTGTACAACAATTTCTTCAGACATCAAACAACTACAGTCAAGACTACAAGATTACAAAGCCTCACAGCAGAATGGACAACTTTACATTACAGTGAAACAAGCTAAATCCAAACTAAAGTCAGAAGAAATAAAAGAGGCAGAGAGAAGTTTAGAAAAGACAAACATGCAATACACATTTGAGCAAAACCAAGATCTGGAAAACATGCTTTCAAGACAAAATGCATTTGGAAAGCTCACACACTCTTCTTCTCTTGTAACTATAAAACAGGGGAAACCAGTTGAAAAATTAACCAACACAGGAAACATAAATATAACGACGAAATCAGATTGGAAAGGATGCTGGATTACAGGGTGTGCTGTCCTGTCCTCTAAAAAACTTGTGGCGGctgacaataaaaataaaaaactgaaagtTGTTGACATAAAAAAGAAAGCTGTAATAGAAGAGAAAACACTTTCTTCACAACCATGGGACATTGCAGTAATGCCCCAGGACCATATTGCTGTGACAATGCCAGAGAAGAAAGAGGTCTTTATAATAACAACAGCAGGTGAACTGTCAATTATCCGCAAGTTTCCAGTTAAAGGAGAATGTAGAGGTATAGATTATCATCAAGGTCATCTATATGTAGTTTGCATGAATCCGAAGTGTATATTTATAATAGATACACAAGGTAACATCATAAAAACAATTTCACGGGATAAAGAGATATTTAGTGCACCCAACTACTTACTGCTAAGTAAGGATCTGAGACACATCTTCATCAGTGACTTTGATAGCCACAGGGTCGTCAGTATAACATTACAAGGTGATATATCTGCTGAATACAAAAACAAAGACTTTAAATTCCCCGTGAGAATGGTGATGCTAGACGATGGATCCTTGCTTGTGTGCTGCGGTTGGGCAAATGGCAGCATACGTCGTATCTCGGGTGATTTGAAGCAATGTCAGACAATGACAGATGATCTGTCGTACCCAATGTCTACCTGTTATAATCGTGATCAACATGAGGTCTATGTCGGATGTTTTAGTAATCAGATGATTGTGTTGGGtgtaaaataatgtgttttatgaCACAGTCAACATTTCGGATCATGCAAAAGTACAATTGTGTGACATGATTTTCACTTGTtactgtatttcattttatcatttatatctaGATAAAAATATGTAACTTGTGTcataatattttaactttaaatccCTATCATTTCAATATATTAGTACTCCACTTTTTTAAAACCACAgaaatatacctacatgtatgcAACAAGTTATTGCGGATATAATTCTAAAAGTCTCTATTATCACACAACGTATAAAAAACTTTTGTTCAATGGACATCGGTTCCAGTGATGCAGGGACTTTGAAGACGGAAATATATATGAACGAAAATAAAGCCTCCTGTATGTGAATTTAGGAACTACTGACAACAGGGAGGACCCCGACATGTGTTCTCCAAGAAGACGTAACGTAAATGACTAAATATAATATTCCAATAAACGTCGGTTTCACGAACTATATTGCCCTATGTGTCTGTAAACTCGAGTACATGTACATCGTGGAGGGACTATTACATCCTGTCTGTGAACATCGGTTCCTGTGTGTCTGTAAACCCGAGAACATGTACATCGTGGAGGGACAATTAAGTCCTGTCTGTGAACATCGGTTCCATGGATAACATTGAGGGAAAATAAGTTGCTGATACATTATCATATGTCATCAGTCGTTATATTGAtatctttaaaaagtatttcatagcTACAGTGTTTCGTTAACTAGACTAAGCTGTATAATAGTAGAATGTCATGTTGCTCTtttcattttatgtgtattttttcatatcatatttaagTTTTGCCGCTGTATGAACACGTCTGcagattttcatttttatcgtgttgagcgacctgtagagtttccactttttatgcccccccacccccccacccccacttcgTTTCCAGATtataatttgagaacgcttggatctaggatcacgaaacgtaataggaaggttgatcatgactagcaaatGACCCATTGttattttgaggtctgtatgttaaagggcaaggtcacaatgacctaaaattttctgttccttgtgcaattactgaatgcataaatgagggacatttcgtgttctacgagcccTTGTTCTGTTTTTATCGGTGTCTGAAAATGATAGTGCTCTTGCAATAATTCGTCGTCTTCGTATTTCTAGCATGCATAAATGCAAGAAATGAATGAAGGTTGGAAATAATCTCATAATAAAATACATAAGTTATAATCATCTTGTGATATATTTTTGATACTTCTGTGATTATTTGAAGTTACATCATAGTACTAGGAAGGATATTTGGAGATCTATGTACATGATgtcatttatttcatgttttcaagtggtttactgaaataaaatgtatattaggATCTGTCATTGCTTCAGATAGTGGGACGTTAtaaacagcagtaacaaggattatATCTATACTGTTGTTATTATTGTTGGTAATTTGCAGTTAAACTGTTATTATTGTTGTGACATCCAAAGAGCACAGTAGTAAATACTGATGTAACTGCTAAAATTTCCAGCAAAAATAGCTGAACATTGGATCCATGGAAAACATGGAGGGACTATATAAAAAGACGTGTCTGTGAACAGCTGTACCGCGGAAAATATAGTTCTGTCAGTAAACATTGGTCCAATGCACAGCATGAAGGGCAAAGCCTTGTCTGTGAACATCGGAACCACTGACAACTTGGAGGAAAAATAAAGCTCTGCCTGTGAGCATCGGTATCATAGACAACAAATACGGATAGTAAAGTCCTGTCCGGTGAACATTGATTGCATGGACAACGTGAAGGGACAATTAGACCCTGTCTGTAATCATCGGTTCCATGAATAAAAATGAGGGACAATTAGACCCTGTCTATAATCGGTTCCATGAATAAAAATGAGGGACAATTAGACCCTGTCTATAATCATCGGTTCCATGAATAAAAGCTACTTATACAGCATCGCAAGTTGTCCATGGTTATTCTGattttgtaaaaagtatataaactAAGCTATGGAATAGGAGCATGCCCCGTTTGTcctttcatttcttatatttagtTTTCATATGATGCAATTATTACTACGGTGTGATCTGCGTCTGAAAATGATAGTGGTGTAATTGTGCACTCGTAGTGATTAGTCGTCTTCGTCTTTCTAACATATATGAATGCATGAAATGTACGAGGGTTGGAAATAACATCATAATAAGGTACAAATGGTACAATCatcttttgatatattattgGTACTTCTGTTATTAGTTGAAGTTAAAAGAACTTATGAATGAAGAAAAGAAATTTGTAGATCTATGTGCATGCCAATGTCAGGGCCTTATTTACTGAATCGTGGCATGGCctatttaaagctactcgcccgcAGTTTgtgtgaattatttcatcatgttcatttccaccaagtttggcataaaatgtatatatgacactgaaaagaTGATAAAGTGGGTGACAACAAAACTTAGATATTGGCATGCAAATACtcttagatatttttttataaaaatatcttgcaaaaatgttGTGTCAATAAGTTTGTTCCACTTGCCACTTTCAGAGTACCCACTTTTTATAGATTCATATGGATTCTAAAGAGATTTTTTGtatttcgcctaaaatgtgtggctTAGTCCTTTCTTTTAATATATGAGCCACAtcgtgagaaaaacaacataatgcgtttgcgaccagcatggttccagaccagcctgcgcatctgcgcagcctggtcaggatccatgctgttcgctaatggtttcaaGGGGGCGTTCCTTATCAGAAAAATCGGATCTATCcattgcaataggatttgaaagcgaacagcaaggatcctgaccagactgcgcggatgcgcaggctgttcttgatccatgttggtcgcaaagccattatgttggttttctcatggcgcggctcatatagttttCATATTATGTAATTACAGATTTTATCAGTTCCTCTCCTGCATCGTTCAGATGTTTGTGCATTGAACCACTGAGGCCTCCGAATGTTTATTATAATTTATCTATGTTTCCAGtggtttattgaaatataacggtagttgatatttgaaatattcactGCTTCAAACACTGTGATTATCATTTCATAATTTTCGCTGTTACGGAACTATATACATGTACGCGAATTATAAACAATCTTTCCGTGATATACATACagtaaatatatagaggatatttgaatttattaaacgatttgaatagaatgataaaatgcgaggctctgccgaacattttatcaattttattcaactcgtttaataactTCAATGTGGAAAGTggcaaatgtaatattctttttatcacatgttagcctttcctgtcgaaacatcaaaaaatctactttcattTACTTTATATAAACTAGTCGATTTACCAACGTCtccttaagaaataatttatagcaaaacagtgcattatcactatttatacacgatgggcgcttaaacgtcgggcgtaataatttcacgagggcgcagtatATGCACTCGTTccttcgcggataatattgcgctcctaaactcgcgcaatattaccgctgcagaactcgtgcgtatatccacatacaaagtttaTAACCTATAAGTATATTGCCAGCATATTCAAAATCATGCAATAAATGTATgcatttttttaacaagagcCTCTATTTGTTGACGGGATCTAATGCACCTTCAAGCCCTATTAAATGTTGTAAACAACAGCAGTAAGAAGGATTATGTTAGTACTGTTGTTATTATTGGTGGTAGTTATAGCAGCTATTAGCAGTATACTGTTGTAATTGCTGTGACTTCCAACGAGCATAGCAGTAATACTGATGTAACTGCTAAAATTtccagcagtaacagcagtaatactgttCTTAAGCAGTAAAAGTGTTGCTGGTACTATAACTTTCCAAAAGAAGCAACATTGATATTTCTGTCTTCCAGCAACTGATTagcattttctctctaggctcatctcaacagtaTTTCTCCGATAGAGACGGAGGCaagaaatgttataaattttgtcagaaagTGGTATCTGAGAGGATtgttttatggccaggtgctttatatttaatgactctaacgattGATGCCAGTCTAGCAACTGATCTATTGCTAACTTCACAATGGTAGTGTAGGCGTCAGCTGCCTTGTCTGCTGGGACTAAGTCATATCTACAGGGAATTTCTGGGATCTTAGGTTTAGGGAGAAGTAGGTATTTATTGCAACGGCTTTATCGAATTTTATAGGAGAGttgttagactggcatcagtcgttagagtcataaaatgtaaCGCACAGGCCATAAAATCAATTCTCTCTGATATCACTTCccgaaaaaatttacaatatctcttgcctctgtctctgttgagatgagcct
This Mercenaria mercenaria strain notata chromosome 17, MADL_Memer_1, whole genome shotgun sequence DNA region includes the following protein-coding sequences:
- the LOC123535867 gene encoding uncharacterized protein LOC123535867, with amino-acid sequence MDKHAVIKKESDECTEKCQVHKKEFFCPKHEALGCNDCIVLDHRACGIDYIPDKCAGIGDSSEFREIPRELDQKVNEVEDVIKLASCRENELDSCHDRLLKEIIMFRKEINDRLDQLQKQMQTKADKKKTTDKQTINKVLGTCTTISSDIKQLQSRLQDYKASQQNGQLYITVKQAKSKLKSEEIKEAERSLEKTNMQYTFEQNQDLENMLSRQNAFGKLTHSSSLVTIKQGKPVEKLTNTGNINITTKSDWKGCWITGCAVLSSKKLVAADNKNKKLKVVDIKKKAVIEEKTLSSQPWDIAVMPQDHIAVTMPEKKEVFIITTAGELSIIRKFPVKGECRGIDYHQGHLYVVCMNPKCIFIIDTQGNIIKTISRDKEIFSAPNYLLLSKDLRHIFISDFDSHRVVSITLQGDISAEYKNKDFKFPVRMVMLDDGSLLVCCGWANGSIRRISGDLKQCQTMTDDLSYPMSTCYNRDQHEVYVGCFSNQMIVLGVK